The genomic window TGATTTATTTAAAAGAATTGTTTCAAGAATATTATGTTGTAAATGATTTAATTCATTAATATTTGAAGGACTTTTAACCTTTATTTGTTGACATAAAGTTTTGAATGAAGTAAGTGGTAAATACTTGTCAAAATTTTTTCTAGTTGCACTTAATATTAATGCAAAAATTGTAAATATTTCTTTATCTAGGTCTAAATCCATAGGTTCTATATCTAAATTTTGTTCAAATGTAATACCATGATATAGTAAGAAATAATCGTTTGTTAAACTCATTTTAAATCTCCCAAAAATATAAAAAGTTAAATATCACTTATGATATTTAACTTTTTATATTTATTATATTAACGAAGGAAAAATCCTTCGTTATAACTATCTAAGTGCTACTAGTTTTCTTCTTAAGTAAGCGATTTTATTTTGTAATGGTAAGTGTTTTGGACAATGGTCTTCACACGCCATTAAAGACATACAACCAAATATTCCATTATCATCACCAATTAATTCATAAAAATCTTCTGCACTTCTTTTATCATGTGGATCTACTTCAAATCTTGCAACTCTATTTAATCCAACAGGTCCCACAAAATCTGGTCTCATTAATGCTGTCCCACAAGAAGCAACACAAATACCACATTCAATACATCTATCTAATTCAAATGTCTCATTTGCTACATCTGGATCGATTCTATCTTCTAATTTTGAAATGTTTACTTCATGGTCATTATGAATCCATGATTCAACTCTTTTTGACATACTATCCATCCATTTACCAGTATTAACAGATAAATCTTTGATTAGTTCAAATGCAGGCATAGGCATTAATTGTAATTTACCACTTGGGTAATTAGCAATTAAAGTTCTACAAGCAAGAGTTGGTTTACCATTTACAACCATTCCACAACTTCCACAAATTCCAGCACGACAAACAAAGTCAAAAGATAAATCAGCATCTTTTTCTTCTCTAATTTTCATTAAAGCAATGAAAAGAGTCATACCTGGAGTTTCTTCTAAATGATAATCAACAAAGTGAGGTTTAGAAACCTTACTTCTTGGATTGAATTTTAAAACTGATATTGTAATATCTCTACCTTTTTCAATACTCATTATAAATCTCCTGCTCTTTCGTTATTCTCTCTATAGTTCATTGGTAAATCAAATGGCATTAAAGCATGTTGGATTTCATGTCTATCTTTACCCTCTGCACTTAATTTTTCACTAATTTCATCAACTTCTAATTGTCTTTTTTCAGATAATTCATTTTCTATAATCATCCCTTTTGCACCATATCCTCTAAATGCAGGAGGCATTTCCATAGTCATAATATCTAATGCTTCATAAGAAATAGTTGGAAGAGTTTGATTTGCATCTGGCCAAGAAGTTAATGTTCTATTTAACCAATTTGCATCATCTCTTTTTAAGAAGTCTTCTCTATAGTGAGCACCTCTTGATTCTGTTCTTTGTAATGCACCTAGTGCAACACATAATGCAATTTTTAACATTCTTGGAACTCTATATGCTTCTTCAAGCTCTGGATTTCCAACTCTTTCTTTTGATTTAACATTGATATGTTTTGTTTTCTTTAATAACTCTTCAAGTTCAGTTACAGCTTCTTGTAAGTGAATACCATCTCTAAAGATACCAACTTTTTCATCCATTAATAATTGCATTCTATTTTTGATTTTGAAAATATCTTCATTACCTTCATAAGCTAAAATTTCATTTAAATAATTGTCTTGTTTATCTAAAAACGTTTGAACCGTTTTTGTTGGAATTGTAACATCATTAGCCAAACAATAATCAGCAAAATAGTTACCAACAATCATACCAGCAACAACTGTTTCAGAAACTGAGTTCCCTCCAAGTCTATTAAATCCATGCATATCCCAACAAGAAGCTTCACCACAAACAAATAAACCATTTAAAGTTTGTGACTCACCAGTTGGTTTTGTTCTAATTCCACCCATTGAGTAGTGTTGCATTGGAAGAACTGGTGCCCATCCTTTTTTACCCTCATCTGCTGGATCAATTCCATTAAAAATTTGGCAAATTTCTTGAACGTCTCTTAGATTTTTCTCAATATGTTCACGTCCAAGAATAGAAATATCTAACCATACGTGGAAACCATACGGAGAAGGAACACCTTTACCATTTCTGATATGTTCAATCATTCTTCTTGAAACAACGTCTCTTGAAGCTAGTTCTTTTTTCTCAGGTTCATAATCTGGCATAAATCTATGACCATCAACGTCTCTTAAGATTCCACCATCTCCTCTACAACCCTCAGTTAATAAAATACCTGATGGTACGATTGGTGTTGGGTGAAATTGTACTGCTTCCATATTTCCTAAAGTTGCAATTCCAGTTTCAAGAGCAATCGCTGCCCCAATACCTTCACAAATTACAGCATTTGTAGTTTGTTTAAATACTCTACCATATCCACCAGTTGCGATACATGTACCTTTTGCAACATAAGCTTCTAATTCACCTGTAATTAAATCTCTTACAATTGCTCCATAACATCTTCCATCTTCATGGATAATTGATAAAGCTTCTTTTCTATCTCTAATATCAACATTATGTCTTAAAGCTTCATTTGCAACACCAAATAACATAGTATGTCCAGTTGCATCTGCTGTATAACAAGTTCTCCATTTTTTAGTTCCACCAAAGTCTCTTGATGTAATTAATCCATGTCTATCAGCATCTTCAGTAATTGTTGTTTTTTTTGCATTGATAACTGCTTCTCTTGATCCCTCTTTAACTCTAGACCAAGGAACCCCCCACGATGCTAATTCTCTAATTGCTTTTGGTGCAGTGTGTACGAACATTCGGGCAACTACTTGATCACATCCCCAGTCAGAACCTTTTACAGTATCAGCAAAGTGTAAATCTTCATTATCACCATCAGACATTTTTGAGTTACCTAAAGATGCTTGCATACCACCTTGAGCAGCAGCACTATGTGATCTTTTTACAGGAACTAAAGATAAAACAGTTGTACTTAAACCTTTTTTTTGTGCAGCAACAGCAGCTCTTAAACCTGCAAGTCCTCCACCAATTACTAATGCATCACAGTAATTAATTTTCATTATGCAATTCCCCCAACACTTTTATTTGTAATTTTGTATTCTATTACACTTGCAGTTGGAGTATATTTTTGACCAACTGTTCCATTTGCCGCATTTTCCATACCAATTTTCATATAAGCTGCTAATGAAGCAAATCCTAATACTAAGAAAAATACAGTTAAAGACCATTTAACTTTTTTTAGTGTTTTTCTTGTAGCTTTAGGATTTTCACCATCAAACCAACCCCATTTAACACACAATCTATAAAGACCAATTGTTCCATGAAATTCAACAGCTAATAATAAAAGAATATATAAAGGCCACATATATTCAGACCAAACTCTATCTGCACTTTCATATGGTCCGATTGCATCTGCATGAGTCATAATAATATATAAGTGAACTGAACCCAAGAAAAACATTGCAAAACCTGTAAAGGCTTGAGTAAACCACAGTTTTGTGTCATCGTGATTCATACTTTTTGCATGAGCTTTCATAACTTGATATTGTTTAAAATTACTAGGTAATTTTCTCATACCTAATGCGGCATGAACAATAAAAATTACAAATACTATAAACGCAATTATAGAAACAATGATTGGTTGCCCTTCATTGAAAATAAAACTACCTTCAAAGAATTTTGTAATTGTATACATAAAATCTTTGCTGATTAAAATTGATGAGACAAAAAGCATATGCCCCCACATAAATAAAGCTAAAAATCCTCCCGTAAAACTTTGCA from Arcobacter venerupis includes these protein-coding regions:
- a CDS encoding fumarate reductase flavoprotein subunit, which produces MKINYCDALVIGGGLAGLRAAVAAQKKGLSTTVLSLVPVKRSHSAAAQGGMQASLGNSKMSDGDNEDLHFADTVKGSDWGCDQVVARMFVHTAPKAIRELASWGVPWSRVKEGSREAVINAKKTTITEDADRHGLITSRDFGGTKKWRTCYTADATGHTMLFGVANEALRHNVDIRDRKEALSIIHEDGRCYGAIVRDLITGELEAYVAKGTCIATGGYGRVFKQTTNAVICEGIGAAIALETGIATLGNMEAVQFHPTPIVPSGILLTEGCRGDGGILRDVDGHRFMPDYEPEKKELASRDVVSRRMIEHIRNGKGVPSPYGFHVWLDISILGREHIEKNLRDVQEICQIFNGIDPADEGKKGWAPVLPMQHYSMGGIRTKPTGESQTLNGLFVCGEASCWDMHGFNRLGGNSVSETVVAGMIVGNYFADYCLANDVTIPTKTVQTFLDKQDNYLNEILAYEGNEDIFKIKNRMQLLMDEKVGIFRDGIHLQEAVTELEELLKKTKHINVKSKERVGNPELEEAYRVPRMLKIALCVALGALQRTESRGAHYREDFLKRDDANWLNRTLTSWPDANQTLPTISYEALDIMTMEMPPAFRGYGAKGMIIENELSEKRQLEVDEISEKLSAEGKDRHEIQHALMPFDLPMNYRENNERAGDL
- a CDS encoding fumarate reductase cytochrome b subunit, which gives rise to MSDLIEGYLGKTEEGKKSRLPAKLDFMQSFTGGFLALFMWGHMLFVSSILISKDFMYTITKFFEGSFIFNEGQPIIVSIIAFIVFVIFIVHAALGMRKLPSNFKQYQVMKAHAKSMNHDDTKLWFTQAFTGFAMFFLGSVHLYIIMTHADAIGPYESADRVWSEYMWPLYILLLLAVEFHGTIGLYRLCVKWGWFDGENPKATRKTLKKVKWSLTVFFLVLGFASLAAYMKIGMENAANGTVGQKYTPTASVIEYKITNKSVGGIA
- a CDS encoding fumarate reductase iron-sulfur subunit; its protein translation is MSIEKGRDITISVLKFNPRSKVSKPHFVDYHLEETPGMTLFIALMKIREEKDADLSFDFVCRAGICGSCGMVVNGKPTLACRTLIANYPSGKLQLMPMPAFELIKDLSVNTGKWMDSMSKRVESWIHNDHEVNISKLEDRIDPDVANETFELDRCIECGICVASCGTALMRPDFVGPVGLNRVARFEVDPHDKRSAEDFYELIGDDNGIFGCMSLMACEDHCPKHLPLQNKIAYLRRKLVALR